In Entelurus aequoreus isolate RoL-2023_Sb linkage group LG02, RoL_Eaeq_v1.1, whole genome shotgun sequence, one genomic interval encodes:
- the LOC133630339 gene encoding zinc finger protein 768-like, with product MCKVQMLRALMNQRLSDAVEEIFGLFEVMIAEYEEELSRTKEENERQRQMLDAIFKPEDELQRADVPDEDLPPEQQEWNSRVEQEEPGPPLIKEEEEEEDLEAHHGEEMEATPAHSEVWTLEEGDFTKFPVVRVIVNSEEVAVQGGGEKTGEAEPPSSSSSSQHIKTEDDRKQSQADAAPRSDSEDSSRSPDSEDEDSKADKTRPADNKSLNCPVCGKIFTYGSYLTRHMRKHTGEQPYSCSVCGKGFSEKGNLMKHSRTHTGEKPFSCTICNKSFREPSTLNKHKRTHTGEKPFSCSFCGKTFSQSEHMKIHTRRHTGEKPYTCTVCNKSFIDCSTMVRHMRTHPAQ from the exons ATGTGCAAAGTGCAAATGCTGAGAGCGCTGATGAACCAGCGACTAAGTGACGCCGTGGAGGAGATATTTGGACTGTTCGAAGTGatgatagcagagtacgaggaggaactttcccgaacaaaagaggagaacgagCGACAACGTCAAATGCTGGACGCTATTTTCAAACCAGAAGATGAATTACAACGAGCAG ATGTCCCTGATGAAGATCTTCCTCCTGAGCAGCAGGAGTGGAACTCCAGGGTGGAGCAGGAGGAGCCAGGCCCCCCcctcattaaagaggaagaggaagaggaggacctcGAGGCTCACCACGGTGAAGAGATGGAGGCGACGCCCGCTCACAGTGAGGTGTGGACTCTGGAGGAGGGAGACTTCACCAAGTTCCCGGTGGTCCGAGTCATTGTAAACAGCGAAGAGGTTGCGGTCCAAGGTGGAGGTGAGAAGAcgggagaggcggagcctccgagCAGCAGTAGCTCAAGTCAACACATAAAAACAGAAGATGATAGAAAGCAGTCGCAGGCGGACGCGGCTCCACGCTCGGATAGCGAGGACTCGTCACGCTCCCCTGACTCTGaagatgaagactctaaagccgACAAGACACGTCCGGCTGACAACAAGAGCTTGAACTGTCCCGTGTGCGGCAAGATTTTCACCTACGGCAGTTACCTGACGAGACACATGAGGAAACACACGGGAGAGCAACCGTACAGCTGCTCGGTCTGCGGCAAAGGCTTCTCGGAGAAGGGCAACTTGATGAAGCACTCCAGAACGCACACCGGAGAGAAACCATTCTCCTGCACAATCTGCAACAAGAGCTTCCGCGAGCCGTCGACGCTGAACAAGCACAAAAGGACGCACACGGGGGAGAAACCCTTCAGCTGCTCGTTCTGCGGCAAAACCTTTTCGCAGAGCGaacacatgaaaatacacacGAGGAGGCACACCGGCGAGAAGCCGTACACGTGCACCGTCTGCAACAAAAGCTTCATCGATTGTTCCACCATGGTGCGACACATGAGGACGCACCCGGCGCAGTAG